The DNA region TGTTCCACGACCGCTCCGCCGATCCGTTCGTCCTGCGTCGTCATTTGATCGGCCGCATCCAACACCAGGACCGCCACATCGCACCGTCCGATCGCGCGCAAGGCGCGAATCGCCGAAACCGCTTCAATTTCGTCCGTCACCTTGGTCTTGCGCCGCAGGCCGGCGGTGTCGAGCAGTGTAAAAGTCCCCTCGCCCGTTTCGAGAAACGTGTCCACGACGTCTCGCGTGGTTCCAGGAGCGTCTGAGACCGCCACACGCGGCTCCTTCAAGATCGCATTGATCAACGACGATTTCCCCACATTGGGGCGGCCCAAGAATGCCAGCGAAGCCGTGACGTTGCGCCGTTCGGCCGCCGAAATCTCGAACGCCGGATTCGAGGAGAATTGGGATTCGATGCTCTCTCGCAGCGCATCTATTCCGCTGTTGTGTTCCGCCGAAACTTCCAAAAGCGGGTCGAATCCAAGTTTAAAAAACTCTTCACTCGACGTTTTGCGCGCCGCCGGGTCCATTTTATTCACCACGGCGAGCATCGGCTTTCCGCGTTTGCGGAGATACGCGGCGATTTCCTCGTCGAGCGCCGTCAGTCCCTCGCGGCCGTCCAATAAGAACAGCAGGAGATTTGCCTCTTCCACGGCTTGATCCACCTGCTGGTTGACGACGTCGGCGAGGGCGCCTCCCTCGGGGTTTCCGAGTCCGCCGGTGTCGACCAACCAGACTTGGCCCTTTTGAAGCGGCGCCAAAGCAAAAATACGGTCCCGTGTGATGCCGGGCCGGTCATGCACGATCGACCGGCGCTGGCCGACGAGACGATTAAAGAGTGTCGATTTGCCTACGTTAGGCCGGCCGACAATGGTGATGATGGGATGGCTTTGAATCGAATCCATTCCAAACTCCGCACGGTTCACGGGGCCTCATTCGATGTTTTCGAAGAATGTGGTTCATCGGTCCCATCGGACTCGTCCTGGAGGAGACGGAGCGCCTCTTGAGCACTTTGTTGTTCGGCTTCTTTTTTACTTTTCGCGCGTCCCCTCCCCCACACCCGATCCTCAATGAGGACTTCGGATTCGAAGACCTTGCTGTGATCGGGTCCACCCTCGTTCACCAGCCGATACACCGGCGTCGTCCGATACTTTTGCTGGATTCTTTCTTGAAGGAGCGTCTTGAAATCTTGGTGAGGTCCTTCCGTTTCTGCGAGTTCGATCGCTTCGTTCAGATGACCGCGCACAAACGCGGCTGCGTCGGACAGTCCTCCGCTCAAATAAACCGCGGCTATCACGGCTTCGAACGCATCCGCCAGAATGGAATCCTTCTCTCGCCCCTGCGTCAGTTCTTCTCCCTTACCCAAGCGAAGGTACGTCCCCAAGCGCATGTCCCGTGCCGCGGTCGCCAGCCGCCGTTCGTTGACGATCGACGATCGGTATTTTGAGAGCATTCCTTCGGGCTCGCCGGGATATCGTTCCATCAAGAAATCGCTCACGACAAGGTTCAAAACCGCGTCACCCAAAAACTCGTAGCGTTCGTTATCCGTAACTTCGCCGGAATTGGATTCGTTGACGTACGACCGGTGCGTCACTGCGATCAAAAGATGCTCGTGTGTGGACAAAGGATGCCCCAGGACTTCTTCGATTTCACGCGCCAGCGTTTCGATCGGCTCTTCCGCCACGATTAGGCCACCTCTCGCATCACGGAAATCTCTCCCCGCACGACATCCCCTTCCAATTGAAGTAGGGAGACTTCGATCTCGTGTCCCATCAGGCGGTCGGCACCGTGCAATCGAACGGGGACATAATGCGGAGTATATCCGCAAAGGCGCCCCAGACGGTCTCGCTTCCGTTCCACCAAGACCGATTGAGTTGTTCCGAGAAAGAGCGAACTGAATCGCCGCTGTTTTTGCCGGCTTAACGCCCGCAGTCGACGAACACGTTCCTTCTTAACGGCCGGAGGCACGTCATCCTCATACGACATCGCCCTCGTTTTCGGACGGGGCGAATAAGGGAACACGTGGAGATATGTGAATGGAAGCTCTTCCATGGATCGAATCGTCCGCTCAAAATTCTCTTCGGTCTCCCCCGGAAAGCCGACGATGATATCGGTCCCGATGGAGATCGTTTCGCGCGCTCCGGCCAAAGCTCTAATCCGTCGGGCGAAGAGATCGACCGAATATTTCCGGTTCATTCGGCGCAGAATTGGGTCCGAACCGCTCTGAAGCGGGATATGAAAATGGGGCCGGAGGTTCGCACGGGTCGCCACAAGACGGATGAAATCAGGAGTCAACGTCGTCGGCTCCAGAGAACTGACGCGAAGTGCGACCGCCGGCGCCGCTTTGGATATCGCTTCAATCGCCTCCGGCAGGCGAGTGCGCGGCGAGAGATCCCGCCCGTAAGCTCCCAGATGCGTGCCGGTGATGACGATCTCCCGGTATCCCTTTCGCTCAAACTGCCGGACCTGTGCGCAAAGTTGCGCCAGCGGAATCGACCGGCTTCTCCCTCGAACGTACGGAAGGATACAGAACGAACAATAAGAATTGCATCCGTCCTGCATCTTGAGAAATGCCCGCGTTCGTCCCGAAAATTCTTCTAGGATCGCTTCGCCCGGATACGTCGGCAGCGAAAATCCCAAATGTGCGGGGAGCGATGCCTGTTCC from Bdellovibrionota bacterium includes:
- the der gene encoding ribosome biogenesis GTPase Der, which codes for MNRAEFGMDSIQSHPIITIVGRPNVGKSTLFNRLVGQRRSIVHDRPGITRDRIFALAPLQKGQVWLVDTGGLGNPEGGALADVVNQQVDQAVEEANLLLFLLDGREGLTALDEEIAAYLRKRGKPMLAVVNKMDPAARKTSSEEFFKLGFDPLLEVSAEHNSGIDALRESIESQFSSNPAFEISAAERRNVTASLAFLGRPNVGKSSLINAILKEPRVAVSDAPGTTRDVVDTFLETGEGTFTLLDTAGLRRKTKVTDEIEAVSAIRALRAIGRCDVAVLVLDAADQMTTQDERIGGAVVEQGCGLLVAANKWDLVKDSESSRHEFREELYEKAPFLRFAAVRFVSAKTGLGVQSILKDAKRIRERKAKIFTPQELDPEFDDLAQYSPGGKAGYKLRLHSLTQAQERLPTFFVWCNDPRWATPEYERFWENELTLRLKLEGIPIRVIFRRKPTRGRNVSSAKGRPRTKAPGR
- the rnc gene encoding ribonuclease III, with protein sequence MAEEPIETLAREIEEVLGHPLSTHEHLLIAVTHRSYVNESNSGEVTDNERYEFLGDAVLNLVVSDFLMERYPGEPEGMLSKYRSSIVNERRLATAARDMRLGTYLRLGKGEELTQGREKDSILADAFEAVIAAVYLSGGLSDAAAFVRGHLNEAIELAETEGPHQDFKTLLQERIQQKYRTTPVYRLVNEGGPDHSKVFESEVLIEDRVWGRGRAKSKKEAEQQSAQEALRLLQDESDGTDEPHSSKTSNEAP
- the mtaB gene encoding tRNA (N(6)-L-threonylcarbamoyladenosine(37)-C(2))-methylthiotransferase MtaB; the protein is MLDVALEKFPVRVKTYTFGCKVNLADTVRMEQSLVQTGQCQLIRNGDRPDVVLVNTCTVTASTDRQVRQLLRRVHREHPAAKIVVTGCYAEAAPEKLKEFGGVTNLLRITEQASLPAHLGFSLPTYPGEAILEEFSGRTRAFLKMQDGCNSYCSFCILPYVRGRSRSIPLAQLCAQVRQFERKGYREIVITGTHLGAYGRDLSPRTRLPEAIEAISKAAPAVALRVSSLEPTTLTPDFIRLVATRANLRPHFHIPLQSGSDPILRRMNRKYSVDLFARRIRALAGARETISIGTDIIVGFPGETEENFERTIRSMEELPFTYLHVFPYSPRPKTRAMSYEDDVPPAVKKERVRRLRALSRQKQRRFSSLFLGTTQSVLVERKRDRLGRLCGYTPHYVPVRLHGADRLMGHEIEVSLLQLEGDVVRGEISVMREVA